From Nostoc flagelliforme CCNUN1, a single genomic window includes:
- a CDS encoding lipopolysaccharide biosynthesis protein translates to MESPKDSSNLRQKAVKSVVWTVIESWGRQVVSLIVFFILARLLNPETFGLIALAYIFIEFVQIFVDQGFSVAIIQRQEIDAEHLDTAFWTTLGISILLTVLSIASAGLTADFFKQPQLVPIIQCLSISFVFNGLSSVQQAVLERRFAFKSLAIRSLLAVIIGGIVGVWMAFLGFGVWSLVGQQLSSSFIQVLVLWRVSDWRPGFKFSTLHAKELFTFGINISAFNIINFFNRRADDLLIGYFLGLVALGYYSVAYKLLLVMMQVLISTTTKVALPIFSRLQAEPERLLSAFYTASQFTSVIAFPIFLCVPVLATEFIKVFFGEQWIQSIPVLQILSLIGPIHLIFFYNNSVILALGKPSWRLWIQVINTVANVIGFALVVRLGIVAVASAYVVRGYLILPISLLAINKLVKINLNNYLRLYIVPLVASGPMVVTILTTKYFLGKFLEAWMLLAISAILGISIYIITVSVISPKLFRRLLDLGESLNIKIKKKV, encoded by the coding sequence ATGGAATCACCTAAAGATTCATCTAATTTACGACAAAAAGCTGTTAAAAGTGTAGTCTGGACTGTTATAGAAAGTTGGGGACGCCAAGTAGTCTCTTTAATTGTTTTCTTTATTCTAGCTCGTTTACTTAATCCAGAAACTTTTGGTTTAATTGCTTTAGCATATATATTTATTGAATTTGTACAAATTTTTGTTGATCAAGGATTCTCTGTAGCAATTATCCAACGTCAAGAGATAGATGCAGAACACTTAGACACTGCATTCTGGACAACTTTAGGAATCAGTATACTTTTAACTGTATTAAGTATTGCTAGCGCTGGATTAACAGCTGATTTCTTTAAACAGCCGCAGTTAGTACCAATCATTCAATGCTTATCTATAAGCTTTGTATTTAATGGATTGAGCAGCGTGCAGCAAGCGGTTCTTGAACGTCGGTTTGCCTTCAAAAGTTTAGCAATCCGCTCACTATTAGCAGTGATAATAGGTGGAATAGTTGGCGTTTGGATGGCTTTTTTAGGCTTTGGCGTTTGGAGTCTCGTCGGTCAACAACTATCAAGTAGTTTTATACAGGTTTTAGTCTTGTGGCGAGTTAGCGATTGGCGACCAGGATTCAAATTTTCTACCTTACATGCTAAAGAACTTTTTACCTTTGGTATTAACATATCTGCGTTTAACATAATTAACTTTTTCAATCGCCGAGCCGATGACTTACTCATTGGCTACTTTCTAGGACTAGTTGCATTAGGCTATTACTCGGTTGCCTATAAATTGCTGCTAGTAATGATGCAGGTTTTAATCAGTACTACAACTAAGGTTGCACTACCAATATTTTCTAGGTTACAGGCAGAACCAGAACGATTACTAAGTGCTTTCTATACTGCTAGTCAGTTCACAAGTGTCATTGCTTTCCCAATATTTCTTTGTGTACCAGTATTAGCAACTGAATTTATAAAAGTCTTTTTTGGTGAGCAGTGGATTCAGAGCATTCCAGTATTGCAAATACTATCTCTTATTGGTCCTATTCATCTCATTTTCTTTTATAACAATTCTGTAATTCTGGCACTAGGCAAACCTTCCTGGAGGCTATGGATACAAGTTATAAATACCGTTGCTAATGTCATTGGTTTTGCTCTGGTAGTCAGATTAGGTATTGTAGCGGTTGCTTCTGCTTATGTAGTTCGTGGTTACCTCATATTACCTATTTCGTTATTAGCTATTAATAAACTTGTTAAGATAAATTTAAATAACTATCTGCGTTTATACATAGTACCTTTAGTAGCTTCTGGACCAATGGTTGTAACTATATTAACTACTAAATATTTCTTAGGTAAATTTCTTGAAGCATGGATGTTACTAGCTATTTCAGCGATATTAGGTATCTCAATTTATATTATTACTGTCTCAGTAATATCGCCCAAGCTTTTTAGACGGCTACTTGACTTAGGAGAAAGTTTGAATATCAAAATCAAAAAAAAAGTATAA
- a CDS encoding transposase yields the protein MYLSPYSPDFSPIENCWSKVKEFLRSQAARTYEELDQAITNALDTVTKKDIIGWFTHCCYYIAPN from the coding sequence GTGTACTTGTCTCCTTATTCTCCTGATTTTTCGCCGATTGAAAACTGTTGGTCGAAAGTGAAAGAGTTTTTGCGATCGCAAGCTGCTAGAACCTACGAAGAGTTAGATCAAGCCATCACAAATGCCTTAGATACAGTGACTAAAAAAGACATTATTGGATGGTTCACTCACTGTTGTTACTATATTGCACCCAACTGA